Proteins encoded in a region of the Polycladomyces subterraneus genome:
- a CDS encoding UDP-N-acetylmuramoyl-tripeptide--D-alanyl-D-alanine ligase, with the protein MFPLTFKQLASVVGGQIVRGPQHQLIRGVVYRRAEHLQSGMICFLEPKRFGSASFLKHKKSSGVVAPLGGERWIPRHHPLITVPNVTEALWRLVRWQREQSRATVVAITGSSGKTTTKEMLASIAKQKYPTLKTLYNRNLLRSLPSHLFRLNGLHRVVVLEVSPPHLRVHCQYAQPLIGIITNIGEAHIGNFGSLNNLVRSKQQLILGIQPGGTLIINADDPGSKQLNLNLFHGNIIRIGIDQPANLRATHIRFTTKGMQFRVDGIPYFIPTWGKHHVYNALAAIAAARKLGIPTTLIQRGLSRYAVPPGRLQPLPGIHGSTLIHDAYNANPTAMIAGLKVLKHIAGSRPSIAVLGNMLELGPYTASGHQKVGHTVAKLGISRLITVGSHARAIAQAAVMKGLPPKRIRSFPNLQAAASSLPKMIVPGSVVYFKASRNIHLDRLVFQLQKKKSGSHR; encoded by the coding sequence TTGTTTCCCCTCACTTTCAAACAACTGGCCAGTGTAGTAGGTGGACAAATCGTCCGGGGTCCCCAACATCAACTCATCCGCGGTGTGGTATACCGGCGTGCGGAGCATCTCCAATCGGGAATGATCTGTTTCTTAGAACCAAAACGTTTTGGTTCAGCCTCTTTTTTGAAACATAAGAAAAGTTCAGGTGTAGTGGCACCATTGGGGGGCGAACGATGGATTCCCCGCCATCATCCGCTGATCACCGTTCCCAATGTCACAGAGGCATTATGGAGACTGGTCCGATGGCAACGAGAGCAATCTCGTGCCACAGTAGTCGCAATTACAGGAAGTTCGGGAAAGACGACAACCAAAGAAATGCTCGCTTCCATCGCCAAGCAAAAATATCCCACTCTGAAGACGTTGTATAATCGAAATTTGCTGCGTTCTCTTCCTTCCCATCTGTTTCGGCTAAACGGTCTTCACCGCGTCGTTGTGCTGGAAGTAAGCCCCCCACACCTCCGTGTCCATTGCCAATACGCCCAGCCCCTCATCGGGATTATCACTAATATCGGGGAAGCCCATATCGGTAATTTTGGATCACTGAACAACTTGGTTCGGTCCAAACAACAACTGATCCTGGGAATCCAACCCGGGGGAACGCTGATCATCAATGCGGATGATCCCGGTTCCAAACAACTCAATTTGAATCTGTTCCATGGGAACATCATCCGGATTGGAATCGATCAACCGGCCAATCTTCGAGCCACTCACATCCGATTCACAACCAAAGGCATGCAGTTTCGGGTAGACGGGATTCCCTATTTTATTCCCACATGGGGCAAACATCACGTCTACAATGCATTGGCAGCCATCGCCGCCGCACGAAAACTGGGCATCCCTACCACACTCATTCAACGGGGGTTGAGCAGATACGCTGTTCCTCCCGGAAGACTGCAACCGCTACCCGGGATCCATGGCAGCACATTGATCCATGATGCGTACAATGCCAACCCTACCGCCATGATTGCCGGGCTAAAGGTACTGAAACACATAGCCGGATCACGACCGTCCATCGCCGTCTTGGGCAATATGCTTGAATTGGGGCCATACACCGCAAGCGGTCACCAAAAAGTGGGGCATACGGTGGCGAAACTGGGGATTTCCCGATTGATCACCGTAGGTTCCCATGCCCGTGCCATCGCACAGGCCGCCGTGATGAAAGGCCTGCCCCCGAAACGAATTCGTTCATTTCCCAATCTCCAAGCGGCAGCGTCCTCTCTACCCAAGATGATTGTTCCCGGTTCCGTCGTCTATTTCAAAGCCTCCCGGAATATACACTTGGATCGACTCGTTTTTCAACTGCAAAAAAAGAAAAGCGGCTCGCATCGCTGA
- a CDS encoding YkvI family membrane protein: MWASVWRSVKISMTIVGTTIGAGFASGREIWEFFGVYGDNSRWGIVLSMALFFLATVTMLQICWYHRTQHYSEMLMQLMDGRLARFFDGVILLFLLTGTLVMVAGSGATFEQWNGSYILGGLVLCATVFLVLLFNLRGVMTVNALLMPVLTLILLLVCSHFLQTDAKEPVSAWHLSTMTHQTPLWSSAITYAAFNIISLVAVLSTLGSEIRRSSEIWLAAVISSVCLGAVAYLYNMALLRVAHLMPQYDIPLFALMRHYSPWWMGVVSLVLWLAIFTTAVSNVHGLISRLSDKLPLPRWMIGAMVLIVMIPLSRLGFAALIQILYPLYGVLNLFILMILLLHPIRQRLI, from the coding sequence ATGTGGGCATCTGTTTGGCGCTCAGTTAAAATCAGCATGACCATTGTGGGTACAACGATTGGCGCGGGTTTTGCGTCCGGTCGGGAAATATGGGAATTTTTCGGCGTTTACGGTGATAACAGCAGGTGGGGAATTGTATTGTCCATGGCATTGTTTTTTTTGGCCACCGTTACGATGCTTCAAATCTGTTGGTACCACCGGACCCAGCATTACTCAGAAATGTTAATGCAATTGATGGATGGCCGGCTCGCCCGTTTTTTTGACGGGGTGATTCTGCTGTTTTTGTTGACCGGGACATTGGTGATGGTGGCGGGAAGTGGTGCGACGTTTGAGCAGTGGAACGGATCTTACATACTGGGTGGATTGGTGCTGTGTGCAACCGTTTTTTTGGTGCTGTTGTTTAATCTGCGAGGGGTGATGACGGTCAATGCGCTACTGATGCCGGTTTTAACCCTGATCCTGCTGTTGGTGTGCAGCCACTTTCTGCAAACCGATGCCAAGGAGCCGGTTTCGGCCTGGCATCTGTCCACCATGACTCACCAAACCCCGCTATGGTCGTCGGCGATTACCTATGCGGCGTTCAACATCATTTCGTTGGTGGCGGTATTGTCCACGTTGGGGTCGGAAATTCGCCGCTCATCGGAAATTTGGCTCGCCGCTGTCATTAGTTCGGTTTGTCTGGGGGCAGTGGCGTATCTGTACAATATGGCCTTGCTTCGAGTGGCGCATTTGATGCCTCAGTATGATATTCCCCTGTTTGCCTTGATGCGCCACTATTCTCCCTGGTGGATGGGAGTGGTTTCTTTGGTGTTGTGGCTGGCCATTTTCACCACCGCCGTCAGCAACGTGCACGGTTTGATTTCTCGCTTGTCCGATAAGCTTCCGTTACCTCGCTGGATGATCGGAGCGATGGTCTTAATCGTGATGATTCCGCTCAGCCGCTTGGGTTTTGCCGCCTTGATCCAGATTTTGTATCCTTTGTACGGTGTATTGAATCTGTTTATTTTAATGATATTGCTGTTGCATCCAATCCGGCAACGGTTGATTTAA
- a CDS encoding FAD-dependent oxidoreductase: MQPTGGEYHVIVIGAGQAGQKAAHAVAEKGYSVLYMPANPGTMFSMMYQSPHMGQPTQIIQKPEQPEDSVSPIMQVQTFSAPGEGNGWVIQAYVSRPLSSSRKTLPDDHVVQERERFVREKMVRRHDLFRMDGKSAEPIDMLKKPAEKVDQAVPESGSSEPVYREREVHLRKKMMGYRNIGNDKPADLEPTPDTQLHIPEMPVPAKESDAAPKESLYRVEEIWAGYPSLSTSKEEQEPETSQQKKSKQHLIRLDPSRAGRRVHTFDTQASSWRSSSTGSESLVWQDNETQPESRTARPQSKSYDQISYLEAGKQKKRKPAAAKKTSLPTKEAKPQVHSPSPAGSRVATPPKRSEIPIKPKPKMVNPPIQSKERTSFLQQDAARQVLEQSAPKNALKRDSIDFEDAYGYSSWDDLFTPFSNSSKRQEFQQIEKRKLALRGLHNLINNLG; the protein is encoded by the coding sequence ATGCAACCAACAGGCGGTGAATATCATGTGATCGTGATTGGAGCCGGTCAAGCGGGACAAAAAGCGGCACACGCCGTCGCTGAAAAGGGATATTCAGTCCTGTATATGCCGGCAAACCCGGGAACGATGTTTTCAATGATGTACCAATCCCCCCACATGGGACAACCCACTCAGATCATTCAGAAGCCTGAACAGCCGGAAGATTCGGTGTCTCCAATTATGCAGGTACAAACTTTTTCCGCACCGGGAGAAGGGAACGGTTGGGTCATTCAAGCTTATGTAAGCAGACCTCTCTCATCGTCAAGGAAGACGTTGCCGGATGATCATGTGGTCCAGGAACGGGAACGATTTGTACGTGAAAAAATGGTCCGTCGTCACGACCTATTTCGTATGGATGGGAAATCGGCAGAGCCAATCGATATGCTGAAAAAACCAGCGGAAAAGGTGGACCAAGCCGTCCCCGAATCTGGTTCTTCCGAACCTGTCTATCGGGAACGCGAGGTACACTTGCGCAAAAAGATGATGGGGTACCGGAACATTGGAAACGACAAACCAGCCGATCTGGAACCGACTCCAGACACACAACTCCATATACCGGAGATGCCGGTACCAGCAAAAGAGTCCGATGCGGCACCGAAGGAGTCCCTTTACAGGGTAGAGGAAATTTGGGCAGGATACCCTTCGTTGTCCACCTCCAAGGAGGAACAGGAACCTGAAACATCACAACAGAAGAAATCAAAACAACATTTGATTCGCCTAGACCCGTCACGTGCGGGACGAAGAGTCCATACCTTCGATACCCAAGCATCCAGTTGGCGTTCATCTTCTACGGGGTCGGAATCCTTGGTCTGGCAGGATAACGAAACACAACCGGAATCCCGAACGGCAAGGCCTCAATCAAAATCGTATGATCAGATTTCCTATTTGGAAGCGGGGAAACAGAAAAAACGAAAACCCGCCGCAGCGAAAAAAACGTCCCTTCCGACCAAAGAAGCCAAGCCGCAGGTGCATTCCCCGTCTCCTGCCGGATCGCGGGTGGCGACACCGCCCAAACGTTCGGAAATTCCCATCAAGCCCAAGCCGAAAATGGTCAATCCGCCCATCCAGTCAAAGGAACGCACATCATTTTTACAACAGGATGCCGCACGGCAAGTATTGGAACAAAGCGCTCCCAAAAACGCGCTCAAACGCGATTCGATCGATTTCGAAGACGCTTACGGATACAGCTCGTGGGACGATCTGTTCACGCCGTTTTCCAATAGCTCCAAACGGCAGGAATTCCAACAGATCGAGAAGCGAAAATTGGCATTGCGCGGGTTGCACAACTTGATCAACAACTTGGGGTGA
- the noc gene encoding nucleoid occlusion protein yields the protein MRDPFSRLFGLVDKEEQEEVKQIPVDTIHPSPYQPRAIFDDERIDELCQTIQTHGVIQPVVVRRIKKGFELIAGERRWRAVKKLGMRTIPAIVREMSDAQAASASLIENLQREGLTVIEEAMAYQKLIELHGLTQESLAQRLGKGQSTIANKLRLLQLPEQVKEALLKRKITERHARALLALRDEGMQVRLLKEIIEKEWNVKQTEERVKKLLEKVNPPKKPRKRAVSRDVRIALNTIRQSLDMVKQTGMTVLADENDTEDYYELVIRIPKGDRK from the coding sequence ATGAGAGATCCTTTCTCTCGCTTGTTCGGTTTGGTAGACAAAGAGGAACAGGAAGAAGTCAAACAAATTCCCGTTGATACGATTCACCCCAGTCCGTATCAGCCACGTGCGATTTTTGATGACGAACGGATCGATGAGTTGTGCCAAACCATTCAAACCCACGGTGTGATTCAGCCCGTGGTGGTCCGGCGGATCAAGAAAGGTTTTGAGCTGATCGCCGGGGAACGCCGGTGGCGGGCGGTGAAAAAGCTGGGTATGCGGACGATCCCCGCCATCGTCAGGGAAATGAGCGATGCACAAGCGGCATCGGCATCCCTCATCGAAAACCTGCAACGAGAAGGGTTGACGGTGATCGAGGAGGCGATGGCCTATCAAAAGTTGATCGAGCTGCATGGCCTTACACAGGAAAGCCTGGCACAGCGTTTGGGAAAAGGGCAGTCCACAATCGCCAATAAATTGCGCCTGTTGCAGTTGCCGGAACAAGTGAAAGAAGCGCTGCTTAAGAGAAAGATAACCGAACGGCATGCTCGTGCGCTGTTGGCATTGCGGGATGAAGGGATGCAGGTTCGTTTGTTGAAGGAGATCATCGAAAAAGAATGGAACGTCAAGCAAACGGAAGAGCGTGTGAAAAAGTTATTGGAAAAGGTGAATCCCCCCAAAAAACCCCGCAAGCGGGCCGTGTCACGGGATGTTCGGATCGCACTGAACACCATTCGTCAATCGTTGGATATGGTCAAACAAACCGGGATGACCGTCCTGGCAGATGAGAACGATACCGAGGACTACTACGAGTTGGTCATTCGGATTCCCAAGGGAGACCGGAAGTAA
- a CDS encoding ParM/StbA family protein, translated as MSTPVYIGNDQGYYGTKVVSRQGDKFYKLFIRNMVVPNRVGEITYNNDPHNIIYREKDGDREWFCGKLAIEQSGDDELFDSHERRLFSPTWFREKEYLIMFRVSTGLMLQGSTEPIISVALPTDSYIDYKEELKRRLIGKHSFEIKQGNLPFRRIEFEVKRENLYVISQPMATLFHIALDRDGQLLNEDLFIQKVSINDLGFGTSDIETLHGETIIKRQSFTSRHAMLNVYHLLSKRLLEFTRDVDPDGNGKEYPIWSLNRVIRSGEISFKGKVYDVSEIVQKCISEVGNALVDEVWHRLDYGDDITYIILTGGASIPFKPFYRERFGDKLIFAQDYGIEAQFANAFGLCKFSQSKSRTVPTENIQEAAATIQEEFTVPASVQEQMSHDND; from the coding sequence ATGAGCACACCGGTATATATCGGAAATGACCAGGGTTATTACGGTACCAAAGTAGTGAGCAGACAAGGAGACAAGTTCTACAAACTCTTTATTCGCAACATGGTGGTCCCCAACCGGGTCGGAGAAATTACATACAACAACGATCCACACAACATCATTTATCGCGAAAAAGACGGAGACCGGGAATGGTTCTGTGGTAAATTGGCCATCGAACAGTCTGGCGATGACGAATTGTTCGACTCACACGAACGGCGTTTGTTCAGTCCGACCTGGTTCCGTGAAAAAGAATACCTGATTATGTTCCGTGTCAGCACTGGATTGATGTTGCAAGGGAGCACGGAGCCAATTATCTCGGTAGCTCTGCCCACCGACAGCTACATCGACTACAAAGAGGAATTGAAACGCCGGTTGATTGGCAAACACAGTTTTGAAATTAAGCAAGGAAACCTCCCCTTCCGTCGGATCGAATTTGAAGTGAAACGGGAAAACCTCTATGTGATCAGCCAGCCGATGGCGACGTTGTTCCACATCGCATTGGACCGTGACGGTCAACTGTTGAACGAGGATCTTTTTATCCAAAAAGTGAGCATCAACGACCTCGGATTCGGTACTTCCGACATTGAAACCCTGCATGGCGAAACGATTATCAAGCGGCAAAGCTTCACTTCTCGTCATGCGATGTTGAACGTATATCACCTGTTGTCTAAACGCCTTCTTGAGTTTACCCGTGACGTCGACCCGGACGGCAACGGTAAAGAGTACCCGATCTGGAGCCTGAACCGGGTGATCCGTTCCGGAGAAATCAGCTTCAAAGGAAAAGTGTACGACGTCTCCGAAATCGTACAAAAATGTATTTCCGAAGTGGGGAACGCACTGGTGGACGAAGTATGGCACCGTCTGGACTACGGCGACGACATTACCTACATCATCCTAACCGGTGGTGCCTCCATCCCCTTCAAACCGTTTTACCGCGAACGTTTTGGAGACAAATTGATTTTTGCCCAAGACTACGGAATCGAAGCGCAGTTTGCCAACGCTTTCGGTCTCTGCAAGTTCTCGCAATCCAAATCGCGTACCGTTCCGACCGAAAACATTCAAGAAGCCGCCGCCACCATTCAGGAAGAATTTACGGTGCCGGCCTCCGTTCAAGAACAGATGTCCCATGACAACGATTAA
- a CDS encoding aminotransferase class V-fold PLP-dependent enzyme codes for MIYLDNAATTWPKPEGVSQAVKDCIDMLGANPGRGGHRLSVQAGEVLAKARRALADLFGIRDPQNLFFYANATQAINQALKGLLQPGDHVVISPWEHNAMARPLEALKKERGIRVTVVPPSPQGTVEPRAVEEALTPDTRLIAMTHGSNVTGAVLPIEEIGAIAAKHDVLLLVDAAQTAGVLPIDVETMNIHLLAFPGHKGLFGPQGTGGLYVHPDVKIEPWIQGGTGSRSESLEHPSARPDGFESGTPNTPGIAGLEAGVRFVTQTGLDAIHRKEMALNDRLRSGLQEMDGIQVYGPDDSLLPVTSFNLEGVDSLMVAEILDQHFEIAVRAGFHCAALAHLSLGTDQTGTVRVSPGYFNQEKDIDDLLAALREIREVLV; via the coding sequence ATGATTTATCTGGATAACGCCGCCACCACATGGCCGAAACCTGAAGGGGTTTCGCAGGCGGTAAAAGATTGCATAGATATGCTGGGTGCCAATCCCGGCAGAGGGGGGCACCGGCTGTCGGTACAGGCGGGAGAAGTGTTGGCCAAAGCCCGCCGAGCTTTAGCTGATTTGTTTGGGATTCGGGACCCGCAGAACCTGTTTTTTTACGCAAATGCAACGCAAGCGATCAATCAAGCGCTAAAAGGTTTGCTTCAACCGGGGGATCATGTGGTGATCTCCCCCTGGGAGCATAACGCGATGGCACGTCCATTGGAGGCGCTGAAAAAGGAACGTGGGATTCGTGTCACAGTCGTGCCACCCTCTCCGCAGGGAACGGTGGAGCCGCGTGCGGTGGAAGAAGCATTGACGCCGGATACCCGTTTAATCGCGATGACACATGGTTCCAATGTGACCGGTGCCGTCCTGCCCATCGAAGAGATTGGCGCCATTGCCGCCAAACACGACGTGCTTCTTTTGGTGGATGCGGCACAAACAGCGGGTGTGCTGCCCATCGATGTGGAAACGATGAACATTCATCTTTTGGCGTTTCCCGGCCATAAAGGATTGTTTGGCCCACAGGGAACGGGAGGATTGTATGTGCATCCCGATGTCAAAATAGAACCTTGGATTCAGGGAGGCACAGGCAGTCGTTCCGAATCGTTGGAACACCCTTCGGCCCGCCCGGACGGGTTTGAGAGCGGAACACCCAACACACCCGGGATCGCTGGATTGGAGGCCGGGGTGCGTTTTGTCACCCAAACCGGCTTGGATGCCATACACCGCAAGGAGATGGCCTTGAATGATCGATTGCGGTCGGGCTTACAGGAAATGGACGGGATCCAAGTGTACGGACCGGATGATTCTTTATTACCTGTTACCTCCTTCAATTTGGAAGGGGTGGACAGTTTGATGGTAGCCGAGATCTTGGATCAACATTTCGAAATCGCCGTACGTGCGGGATTTCATTGTGCGGCATTGGCTCACCTTAGTTTGGGAACGGATCAAACCGGAACGGTTCGCGTCAGCCCAGGGTACTTCAACCAGGAGAAGGATATCGATGACCTGCTGGCAGCGCTTCGGGAGATCCGAGAGGTGTTGGTGTAA
- the yyaC gene encoding spore protease YyaC has protein sequence MRELVPRPGSPYSYPYRVQYTQPYAAQECAERLHQVLRTSGSFTHLACVCIGTDRSTGDALGPLVGTLLEKHAPPSLHIFGTLDEPVHAVNLRSTLYRIHQELHHPFIIAVDACLGQLKSVGWIQLGLGPLKPGAGVNKNLPEVGQVHVTGIVNVAGFMEYFVLQNTRLGVVMKMAEVIADAVQLAVRQYHTLPR, from the coding sequence ATGCGCGAGCTGGTTCCCAGACCCGGATCACCTTACTCCTATCCGTATCGCGTACAGTACACACAGCCTTATGCCGCACAGGAATGCGCGGAGCGGTTGCATCAAGTCCTTCGCACAAGCGGATCATTCACCCATTTGGCTTGCGTTTGTATCGGAACCGACCGCTCCACTGGGGATGCGCTCGGTCCGCTGGTAGGAACGTTATTGGAGAAGCACGCACCACCTTCCCTGCATATTTTCGGTACATTGGACGAGCCCGTTCATGCCGTCAATCTGCGTTCCACGCTGTACCGTATCCATCAGGAGCTGCATCATCCATTCATCATCGCGGTGGACGCCTGTTTGGGACAATTGAAAAGCGTTGGATGGATTCAATTGGGTTTGGGGCCGTTAAAGCCCGGTGCAGGGGTGAACAAAAATCTTCCTGAGGTAGGCCAAGTACATGTTACGGGAATTGTCAATGTGGCCGGATTTATGGAATATTTCGTATTACAAAACACCCGATTGGGCGTCGTCATGAAAATGGCGGAAGTCATCGCCGATGCAGTACAGTTGGCCGTTCGTCAATACCACACCTTGCCGCGTTGA
- a CDS encoding ParA family protein produces MGRIIAIANQKGGVGKTTTSINLGAGLAMAGKRVLIIDIDPQGNTTSGLGINKADVKHCIYDVLINDVPPADVIRSTMIKGLHVLPATIQLAGAEIELVQVISRELRLKRALQQVREHYDYLLIDCPPSLGVLTVNSLTAADSVLIPIQCEYYALEGLGQLLNTIRIVQKHLNKHLEIEGVLLTMFDGRTNLSVQVMEEVKKYFQHKVYDVVIPRNVRVSEAPSHGKPIITYDPRSKGAECYIQLAKEVIGRER; encoded by the coding sequence ATGGGAAGAATCATCGCGATTGCCAACCAAAAAGGGGGAGTCGGAAAAACGACGACATCGATCAACCTGGGTGCGGGGCTGGCAATGGCAGGGAAACGAGTGTTGATCATCGATATTGACCCGCAAGGAAATACAACGAGCGGGTTGGGGATCAATAAAGCTGATGTCAAGCATTGTATCTATGACGTGTTGATCAATGACGTTCCACCAGCTGATGTGATCCGCTCCACCATGATCAAAGGACTACACGTGCTGCCGGCCACGATTCAGTTGGCGGGTGCGGAAATCGAGTTGGTACAGGTGATCTCGCGGGAATTGCGCTTGAAACGGGCATTGCAGCAAGTGCGGGAACATTATGATTATCTGTTGATCGACTGTCCGCCGTCTCTCGGGGTTTTGACGGTCAATTCCCTGACGGCAGCTGATTCGGTATTGATCCCGATCCAATGCGAATATTACGCATTGGAAGGGTTGGGGCAACTGCTCAACACGATCCGCATCGTTCAGAAACACCTGAACAAGCATTTGGAGATCGAAGGGGTGTTGCTGACGATGTTTGACGGTCGAACCAATTTGTCCGTCCAAGTGATGGAAGAAGTGAAGAAATATTTTCAGCACAAAGTATATGATGTGGTCATCCCGCGAAATGTACGGGTAAGTGAAGCACCCAGTCACGGGAAACCGATCATTACATATGATCCGCGCTCCAAAGGGGCGGAGTGTTATATTCAGTTGGCAAAGGAAGTGATCGGACGTGAGCGGTAA
- a CDS encoding DUF4446 family protein, producing the protein MLERWIGWIHQDPATWIMGVLIGQVVLFLLLLIGWIRLSLQKRRWRKLSRYFQKSDSISDLLESGEMDAEQLLYYLKRIDQTLSSLKGRMGLVRYNAIGESATDMSFSLAMLDEQGNGVVISSLFNRHNPSYIYAKPIVEGESSYPLSSEERQAIHRALNGNQDEDTAVLTGKKVNDGK; encoded by the coding sequence ATGCTGGAACGTTGGATCGGGTGGATACATCAGGATCCTGCCACATGGATCATGGGTGTATTGATTGGACAAGTGGTATTGTTCCTTTTATTGTTAATCGGGTGGATTCGTTTGTCACTACAAAAGCGCAGATGGCGTAAGTTGTCCCGTTATTTCCAGAAGTCCGATTCCATTTCCGACCTGTTGGAATCGGGTGAGATGGATGCGGAACAGTTGTTGTACTATCTCAAACGTATTGATCAGACACTCTCTTCCCTCAAGGGTCGTATGGGATTGGTACGTTATAATGCCATAGGAGAGAGTGCGACCGACATGAGCTTTTCGTTGGCCATGCTGGATGAACAGGGAAACGGTGTGGTGATCAGCAGTTTATTCAACCGTCATAATCCGTCCTATATTTACGCGAAGCCGATTGTTGAAGGCGAGTCTTCTTATCCACTTTCTTCCGAAGAGCGACAAGCAATCCATCGCGCGCTCAATGGGAATCAAGATGAAGACACCGCTGTGTTAACAGGAAAAAAAGTCAACGATGGAAAATGA
- a CDS encoding ParB/RepB/Spo0J family partition protein, producing the protein MSGKRLGKGLGALLPDIDVQESDAINEVPLEELRPNPYQPRKHFDPEALQELVSSIKEHGIVQPIVVRKSIRGYEIVAGERRFRAAKEAGLSKVPVVVREFSDDRMMEIALIENLQREDLNPLEVAMAYQKLMTHFSLTQEELAARVGKSRPHVTNFLRLLQLPPEIQEDVSRGTLSMGHARALLGLKDRDLQKKLAEKVKKEGASVRQLEEWVQHVQQVKPKKKKERPEFHSPYTRYEELLRETLNTPVRIRQGKRKGKIEIEYYSERELERLIEFLQGESWEN; encoded by the coding sequence GTGAGCGGTAAACGTTTGGGAAAGGGGTTGGGAGCGCTATTACCGGACATTGATGTCCAGGAATCCGATGCGATCAATGAAGTACCGTTGGAGGAGTTGCGTCCCAATCCTTATCAACCGCGCAAACATTTTGACCCCGAAGCTTTGCAAGAATTGGTTTCCTCAATCAAGGAACACGGCATCGTTCAACCGATTGTTGTGCGGAAGAGCATTCGAGGATATGAAATCGTAGCGGGAGAACGGCGTTTTCGTGCAGCGAAAGAAGCGGGATTAAGCAAAGTCCCCGTGGTGGTTCGCGAGTTTTCAGATGATCGGATGATGGAAATCGCGCTGATCGAGAATTTACAGCGTGAGGATTTGAATCCCTTGGAAGTGGCAATGGCATACCAGAAATTGATGACACATTTTTCACTGACACAGGAAGAGCTGGCAGCGAGGGTAGGGAAAAGTCGTCCGCATGTGACCAACTTCCTGCGGCTGCTGCAATTGCCACCTGAGATTCAAGAAGATGTTTCACGTGGAACATTATCCATGGGCCACGCTCGCGCTTTATTGGGGTTGAAAGACCGGGATCTGCAGAAAAAGTTGGCCGAAAAGGTAAAAAAGGAAGGGGCCAGCGTACGACAACTGGAAGAATGGGTGCAACACGTTCAACAGGTAAAGCCGAAAAAGAAAAAAGAGAGACCAGAGTTCCATTCCCCATACACTCGTTATGAAGAACTGTTACGGGAAACGTTGAATACGCCCGTTCGGATCCGGCAGGGAAAACGGAAAGGCAAAATCGAGATTGAATATTATTCCGAACGGGAGCTGGAGCGACTGATTGAATTCCTTCAAGGCGAATCATGGGAAAATTGA